The following DNA comes from Sphingopyxis sp. BSN-002.
GATGCCTAGCTTTTCCTGGAAGCCGCGCACCATCGCGGGTGCGAGCGGCGCCGAGCCCGAAGCGATGACGCGCAGGCTCGAGAGGTCGACCGACGCGAGCAAAGCCTCATTCTGCAACAGCATGTTGAGTACCGCAGGCGGCGCGATCGTCAGGCTCGGCCGCTCGGTTGCGATCTGCTTGAGGTACACGCCGGGATCGAAGGGGTGGTGCAGCACCATCGTCCCCGCGCTGGTCAGCCAGCACATCGTGATGCCGCCGATGCTCGCCATGTTGATGAGCGGGAAGGGGTTGAGCAGGACATCGCCGGGTCCGACCTTCATCGCCTCATAGCCTGCGCCCGCGACCGCGATCCAGTGGTTGTGGCTACGCGGCACACCTTTGGGCACACCGGTGGTGCCCGATGTCCAGCAGACGGTGAAGATGTCGTCGGCATCGACCGGGTTTGCGGCGACATGCGCGGTGAGGGCTTGCGCATCTCCCTCCGCGGTCGAGAGATCGAGCGCGTTCGGCGGTGCATCGGGGCCGAAGGTCATCAGGGCAATGTCGCCCAGCAGCGGCTGCGCAACGCCGACATGGTCACAGCCTTTGACCGCCGTTGCGCAGACGAACGCCTTGGGCTCGACGACGCCGATCATCCCTTTCAGCTCATGGCTGCGATATTGCACCGCCGCGGGGCTGACGATCGCGCCGATCTTCGCCGCCGCGAAATAGAGCGCAACGAACTCGCTGATATTCGGAAGCTGGACGAGCAATACATCGTCCTTGCCTATCCTGGCGGTCACGAGCGCCCCGGCGAGTCGGTCAATCTCGGCCGCCAGTTCGGCATAGTTCAGCCGCTGCGGCTCGCCGAAGGTGAAGTCGCCGCGGTTGGGGGCATCGACCAGCGCCAAACGCTCGGGGTGCGCCGCCGCATTGGCTGCGAACAGGTCGGCGAAGGTCTGGTCGCCCCACCAGCCGCTTTCCCGATGTCGCCGCCTTTTGTCCTCTCCCGCGACGATCATTTCAGGCGGCCAGCACGCTGTTCGGGCCCATGCCGATATCGTCGCCGCTCGCCCATACGGTGTGGGTACCCGAGCAGATGCGTTCGGGCAGGATGATCCGGCACACCGGCCCCGCCGCGACATTCTTGGCATCGATCAGCACGCATTCGCTCGTGTCGGTTTCGAGGTCGGCGATGAAGGAGACGAGATAGCCGTCGTCCTCGTCCTTGGCATCGATGCGCGGCGCGAAGGGGGCTTCGCTGCCGAAGCGGCCGGGGCCGAATTCGTAGCTCTCGCTCGTCCGGGCATTGAGGTCGTGCTTCACCAGCCCGCGGAACAGGAACCAGCCGGGCTCGGGGATCGCGCTGTACGCGTAGCGATAGGGCTTGCCGGCAT
Coding sequences within:
- a CDS encoding class I adenylate-forming enzyme family protein, translating into MIVAGEDKRRRHRESGWWGDQTFADLFAANAAAHPERLALVDAPNRGDFTFGEPQRLNYAELAAEIDRLAGALVTARIGKDDVLLVQLPNISEFVALYFAAAKIGAIVSPAAVQYRSHELKGMIGVVEPKAFVCATAVKGCDHVGVAQPLLGDIALMTFGPDAPPNALDLSTAEGDAQALTAHVAANPVDADDIFTVCWTSGTTGVPKGVPRSHNHWIAVAGAGYEAMKVGPGDVLLNPFPLINMASIGGITMCWLTSAGTMVLHHPFDPGVYLKQIATERPSLTIAPPAVLNMLLQNEALLASVDLSSLRVIASGSAPLAPAMVRGFQEKLGIIIVNVFGSNEGMSFITGEGDMPDPDRRASLFPRRGTYQRPYGEGRAPNIESRLVPPGGGEPVEQDGVSGELQIRGPTLFEGYHNAPDRTAEAFTDDGWFRTGDLFEIAEGGDFYRFVGRCKDLIIRGGVNISPEEIDQLLGGHPLLAEACVFSLPDPTMGERIGLAYVPRGSDDVGIGEVADYLRGHDLAVFKLPERLFRFDALPRNVTNKVMRSEVREMALATLEKEA